Proteins co-encoded in one Gemmatimonadaceae bacterium genomic window:
- a CDS encoding thioredoxin domain-containing protein, which produces MSYRSLGTLPRVAVELAASAFLVVACSHGDAAGSSGKSAAATSVASAAASAATPASDSISEKADRGRILGDSSAKVWLVMASDFQCPFCKQWHDSSFANIIQKYVKPGRVRMAYLNMPLSIHQFALPAAEAAMCASVQDKFWPMHDSLFTTQHIWERLQSPASFFDTLANHNHVDMGPWRACVSQHLTRPIIEADYDRARNAGVISTPTFIIGATKLASADADVAGALDSALAAKGK; this is translated from the coding sequence ATGTCATACCGCTCTCTTGGAACGTTGCCGCGGGTAGCCGTCGAACTGGCTGCGTCCGCCTTTCTTGTTGTTGCGTGCTCGCACGGCGACGCCGCCGGATCGTCGGGGAAGTCGGCGGCGGCGACCAGCGTTGCTTCGGCCGCGGCGTCCGCCGCGACGCCCGCATCGGACTCGATCAGCGAAAAGGCCGATCGCGGCCGCATCCTCGGCGATTCGTCGGCAAAAGTCTGGCTGGTCATGGCCAGCGACTTTCAGTGCCCGTTCTGCAAGCAGTGGCACGACTCGTCGTTCGCCAACATCATACAGAAGTACGTGAAGCCGGGACGCGTGCGCATGGCGTACCTCAACATGCCGCTCAGCATTCACCAGTTCGCGCTGCCGGCCGCCGAAGCCGCGATGTGCGCGTCCGTGCAGGACAAGTTCTGGCCGATGCACGACTCGCTGTTCACCACGCAGCACATCTGGGAACGCCTCCAGAGTCCGGCGTCGTTTTTCGATACGCTCGCGAACCACAACCATGTCGACATGGGTCCGTGGCGGGCATGCGTGTCCCAGCACCTCACTCGGCCGATCATCGAAGCCGACTACGATCGTGCCCGGAACGCGGGCGTGATCTCGACGCCGACGTTCATCATCGGCGCCACGAAGCTCGCCAGCGCGGACGCCGACGTAGCCGGAGCGCTCGACTCCGCGCTCGCCGCGAAAGGCAAGTAG